Proteins encoded together in one Oncorhynchus keta strain PuntledgeMale-10-30-2019 unplaced genomic scaffold, Oket_V2 Un_scaffold_2008_pilon_pilon, whole genome shotgun sequence window:
- the LOC127927983 gene encoding uncharacterized protein LOC127927983 isoform X38 yields MLFLLSVPDRTGYTVSPLSSRQDRLYCYSSQFQTGQVILLLLSVPDRTGYTATPLSSRQDRLYCYSSQFQTGQVILLLLSVPDRTGYTVTPLSSRQVILLLLSVPDRLYCYSSQFQTGQVILLLLSVPDRLYCYSSQFQTGQVILFLLSVPDRTGYTVTPLSSRQDRLYCYSSQFQTGQVILLLLSVPDRTGYNVTPLSSRQDRLYCYSSQFQTGYTVTPLSSRQDRLYCYSSQFQTGYTVTPLSSRQDRLYCYSSQFQTGQVILLLLSVPDRLYCYSSQFQTGYTVTPLSSRQDRLYCFSSQFQTGQVILLLLSVPDRLYSYSSQFQTGYTVSPLSSRQDRLYCYSSQFQTGYTVTPLSSRQDRLYCFSSQFQTGQVILLLLSVPDRTGYTVTPLSSRQDRLYCYSSQFQTGYTVSPLSSRQVILLLLSVPDRLYCYSSQFQTGQVILLLLSVPDRTGYTVTPLSSRQDRLYCYSSQFQTGYTVSPLSSRQDRLYCYSSQFQTGQVILLLLSVPDRLYCFSSQFQTGQVILFLLSVPDRTGYAVTPLSSRQDRLYCHSSQFQTGYTVTPLSSRQDRLYCYSSQFQTGQVILLLLSSQFQTGQVILLLLSVPDRTGYTVTPLSSRQDRLYCYSSQFQTGQVILLLLSVPDRLYCYPSQFQTGQVILLLLSVPDRTGYTVTPLSSRQVILLLLSVPDRTGYTVTPLSSRQVILLLLSVPDRTGYTVTPLSSRQDRLYCYSSQFQTGYTVSPLSSRQVILLLLSVPDRTGYTVTPLSSRQVILLLLSVPDRTGYTVTPLSSRQVILLLLSVPDRTGYTVTPLSSRQVILLLLSVPDRTGYTVTPLSSRQVILLLLSVPDRTGYTVTPLSSRQDRLYCYSSQFQTGQVILLLLSVPDRTGYTVTPLSSRQVILLLLSVPDRTGYTVTPLSSRQDRLYCYSSQFQTGQVILLLLSVPYRLYCFSSQFQTGQVAGKIENNNKQQGS; encoded by the exons atgctgtttctcctctcagttccagacaggacag gttatactgtttctcctctcagttccagacaggacaggttatactgttactcctctcagttccagacaggacaggttatactgttactcctctcagttccagacaggacaggttatactgctactcctctcagttccagacaggacaggttatactgttactcctctcagttccagacaggacaggttatactgttactcctctcagttccagacaggacag gttatactgttactcctctcagttccagacaggttatactgttactcctctcagttccagacaggttatactgttactcctctcagttccagacaggacaggttatactgttactcctctcagttccagacaggttatactgttactcctctcagttccagacaggacaggttatactgtttctcctctcagttccagacaggacaggttatactgttactcctctcagttccagacaggacaggttatactgttactcctctcagttccagacag gacaggttatactgttactcctctcagttccagacaggacaggttataatgttactcctctcagttccagacaggacaggttatactgttactcctctcagttccagacaggttatactgttactcctctcagttccagacaggacaggttatactgttactcctctcagttccagacaggttatactgttactcctctcagttccagacaggacaggttatactgttactcctctcagttccagacag gacaggttatactgttactcctctcagttccagacaggttatactgttactcctctcagttccagacaggttatactgttactcctctcagttccagacaggacaggttatactgtttctcctctcagttccagacaggacaggttatactgttactcctctcagttccagacaggttatactcttactcctctcagttccagacaggttatactgtttctcctctcagttccagacaggacaggttatactgttactcctctcagttccagacaggttatactgttactcctctcagttccagacaggacaggttatactgtttctcctctcagttccagacaggacaggttatactgttactcctctcagttccagacaggacaggttatactgttactcctctcagttccagacaggacaggttatactgttactcctctcagttccagacag gttatactgtttctcctctcagttccagacaggttatactgttactcctctcagttccagacaggttatactgttactcctctcagttccagacaggacaggttatactgttactcctctcagttccagacaggacaggttatactgttactcctctcagttccagacaggacaggttatactgttactcctctcagttccagacag gttatactgtttctcctctcagttccagacaggacaggttatactgttactcctctcagttccagacaggacaggttatactgttactcctctcagttccagacaggttatactgtttctcctctcagttccagacaggacaggttatactgtttctcctctcagttccagacaggacaggttatgctgttactcctctcagttccagacaggacaggttatactgtcactcctctcagttccagacaggttatactgttactcctctcagttccagacaggacaggttatactgttactcctctcagttccagacaggacaggttatactgttactcctctcctctcagttccagacaggacaggttatactgttactcctctcagttccagacaggacaggttatactgttactcctctcagttccagacaggacaggttatactgttactcctctcagttccagacaggacaggttatactgttactcctctcagttccagacaggttatactgttacccctctcagttccagacaggacaggttatactgttactcctctcagttccagacaggacag gttatactgttactcctctcagttccagacaggttatactgttactcctctcagttccagacaggacaggttatactgttactcctctcagttccagacaggttatactgttactcctctcagttccagacaggacaggttatactgttactcctctcagttccagacaggacaggttatactgttactcctctcagttccagacag gttatactgtttctcctctcagttccagacaggttatactgttactcctctcagttccagacaggacaggttatactgttactcctctcagttccagacaggttatactgttactcctctcagttccagacaggacag gttatactgttactcctctcagttccagacaggttatactgttactcctctcagttccagacaggacaggttatactgttactcctctcagttccagacaggttatactgttactcctctcagttccagacaggacaggttatactgttactcctctcagttccagacaggttatactgttactcctctcagttccagacaggacaggttatactgttactcctctcagttccagacaggacaggttatactgttactcctctcagttccagacaggacaggttatactgttactcctctcagttccagacaggacaggttatactgttactcctctcagttccagacaggttatactgttactcctctcagttccagacaggacaggttatactgttactcctctcagttccagacaggacaggttatactgttactcctctcagttccagacaggacag gttatactgttactcctctcagttccatacaggttatactgtttctcctctcagttccagacaggacaggtcgCAGGGAAGATTGAAAACAATAACAAACAGCAGGGATCTTGA
- the LOC127927983 gene encoding uncharacterized protein LOC127927983 isoform X40, translated as MLFLLSVPDRTGYTVSPLSSRQDRLYCYSSQFQTGQVILLLLSVPDRTGYTATPLSSRQDRLYCYSSQFQTGQVILLLLSVPDRTGYTVTPLSSRQVILLLLSVPDRLYCYSSQFQTGQVILLLLSVPDRLYCYSSQFQTGQVILFLLSVPDRTGYTVTPLSSRQDRLYCYSSQFQTGQVILLLLSVPDRTGYNVTPLSSRQDRLYCYSSQFQTGYTVTPLSSRQDRLYCYSSQFQTGYTVTPLSSRQDRLYCYSSQFQTGQVILLLLSVPDRLYCYSSQFQTGYTVTPLSSRQDRLYCFSSQFQTGQVILLLLSVPDRLYSYSSQFQTGYTVSPLSSRQDRLYCYSSQFQTGYTVTPLSSRQDRLYCFSSQFQTGQVILLLLSVPDRTGYTVTPLSSRQDRLYCYSSQFQTGYTVSPLSSRQVILLLLSVPDRLYCYSSQFQTGQVILLLLSVPDRTGYTVTPLSSRQDRLYCYSSQFQTGYTVSPLSSRQDRLYCYSSQFQTGQVILLLLSVPDRLYCFSSQFQTGQVILLLLSVPDRTGYTVTPLSSRQDRLYCYSSQFQTGYTVTPLSSRQDRLYCFSSQFQTGYTVTPLSSRQVILLLLSVPDRTGYTVTPLSSRQDRLYCYSSQFQTGYTVTPLSSRQDRLYCYSSQFQTGQVILFLLSVPDRLYCYSSQFQTGQVILLLLSVPDRLYCYSSQFQTGQVILLLLSVPDRLYCYSSQFQTGQVILLLLSVPDRLYCYSSQFQTGQVILLLLSVPDRLYCYSSQFQTGQVILLLLSVPDRTGYTVTPLSSRQDRLYCYSSQFQTGQVILLLLSVPDRLYCYSSQFQTGQVILLLLSVPDRTGYTVTPLSSRQDRLYCYSSQFHTGYTVSPLSSRQDRSQGRLKTITNSRDLDSQKPGTIRGPSHNG; from the exons atgctgtttctcctctcagttccagacaggacag gttatactgtttctcctctcagttccagacaggacaggttatactgttactcctctcagttccagacaggacaggttatactgttactcctctcagttccagacaggacaggttatactgctactcctctcagttccagacaggacaggttatactgttactcctctcagttccagacaggacaggttatactgttactcctctcagttccagacaggacag gttatactgttactcctctcagttccagacaggttatactgttactcctctcagttccagacaggttatactgttactcctctcagttccagacaggacaggttatactgttactcctctcagttccagacaggttatactgttactcctctcagttccagacaggacaggttatactgtttctcctctcagttccagacaggacaggttatactgttactcctctcagttccagacaggacaggttatactgttactcctctcagttccagacag gacaggttatactgttactcctctcagttccagacaggacaggttataatgttactcctctcagttccagacaggacaggttatactgttactcctctcagttccagacaggttatactgttactcctctcagttccagacaggacaggttatactgttactcctctcagttccagacaggttatactgttactcctctcagttccagacaggacaggttatactgttactcctctcagttccagacag gacaggttatactgttactcctctcagttccagacaggttatactgttactcctctcagttccagacaggttatactgttactcctctcagttccagacaggacaggttatactgtttctcctctcagttccagacaggacaggttatactgttactcctctcagttccagacaggttatactcttactcctctcagttccagacaggttatactgtttctcctctcagttccagacaggacaggttatactgttactcctctcagttccagacaggttatactgttactcctctcagttccagacaggacaggttatactgtttctcctctcagttccagacaggacaggttatactgttactcctctcagttccagacaggacaggttatactgttactcctctcagttccagacaggacaggttatactgttactcctctcagttccagacag gttatactgtttctcctctcagttccagacaggttatactgttactcctctcagttccagacaggttatactgttactcctctcagttccagacaggacaggttatactgttactcctctcagttccagacaggacaggttatactgttactcctctcagttccagacaggacaggttatactgttactcctctcagttccagacag gttatactgtttctcctctcagttccagacaggacaggttatactgttactcctctcagttccagacaggacaggttatactgttactcctctcagttccagacaggttatactgtttctcctctcagttccagacaggacag gttatactgttactcctctcagttccagacaggacaggttatactgttactcctctcagttccagacaggacaggttatactgttactcctctcagttccagacaggttatactgttactcctctcagttccagacaggacaggttatactgtttctcctctcagttccagacaggttatactgttactcctctcagttccagacaggttatactgttactcctctcagttccagacaggacaggttatactgttactcctctcagttccagacaggacaggttatactgttactcctctcagttccagacaggttatactgttactcctctcagttccagacaggacaggttatactgttactcctctcagttccagacaggacag gttatactgtttctcctctcagttccagacaggttatactgttactcctctcagttccagacaggacaggttatactgttactcctctcagttccagacaggttatactgttactcctctcagttccagacaggacag gttatactgttactcctctcagttccagacaggttatactgttactcctctcagttccagacaggacaggttatactgttactcctctcagttccagacaggttatactgttactcctctcagttccagacaggacaggttatactgttactcctctcagttccagacaggttatactgttactcctctcagttccagacaggacaggttatactgttactcctctcagttccagacaggacaggttatactgttactcctctcagttccagacaggacaggttatactgttactcctctcagttccagacaggacaggttatactgttactcctctcagttccagacaggttatactgttactcctctcagttccagacaggacaggttatactgttactcctctcagttccagacaggacaggttatactgttactcctctcagttccagacaggacag gttatactgttactcctctcagttccatacaggttatactgtttctcctctcagttccagacaggacaggtcgCAGGGAAGATTGAAAACAATAACAAACAGCAGGGATCTTGACAGCCAAAAGCCCGGAACAATCCGTGGTCCCAGCCACAATGGCTAA
- the LOC127927983 gene encoding uncharacterized protein LOC127927983 isoform X29 gives MLFLLSVPDRTGYTVSPLSSRQDRLYCYSSQFQTGQVILLLLSVPDRTGYTATPLSSRQDRLYCYSSQFQTGQVILLLLSVPDRTGYTVTPLSSRQVILLLLSVPDRLYCYSSQFQTGQVILLLLSVPDRLYCYSSQFQTGQVILFLLSVPDRTGYTVTPLSSRQDRLYCYSSQFQTGQVILLLLSVPDRTGYNVTPLSSRQDRLYCYSSQFQTGYTVTPLSSRQDRLYCYSSQFQTGYTVTPLSSRQDRLYCYSSQFQTGQVILLLLSVPDRLYCYSSQFQTGYTVTPLSSRQDRLYCFSSQFQTGQVILLLLSVPDRLYSYSSQFQTGYTVSPLSSRQDRLYCYSSQFQTGYTVTPLSSRQDRLYCFSSQFQTGQVILLLLSVPDRTGYTVTPLSSRQDRLYCYSSQFQTGYTVTPLSSRQDRLYCFSSQFQTGYTVTPLSSRQVILLLLSVPDRTGYTVTPLSSRQDRLYCYSSQFQTGQVILLLLSVPDRLYCFSSQFQTGQVILLLLSVPDRTGYTVTPLSSRQVILFLLSVPDRTGYTVSPLSSRQDRLCCYSSQFQTGQVILSLLSVPDRLYCYSSQFQTGQVILLLLSVPDRTGYTVTPLLSVPDRTGYTVTPLSSRQDRLYCYSSQFQTGQVILLLLSVPDRTGYTVTPLSSRQVILLPLSVPDRTGYTVTPLSSRQDRLYCYSSQFQTGYTVTPLSSRQDRLYCYSSQFQTGYTVTPLSSRQDRLYCYSSQFQTGQVILLLLSVPDRLYCFSSQFQTGQVILFLLSVPDRLYCYSSQFQTGYTVSPLSSRQVILLLLSVPDRTGYTVTPLSSRQVILLLLSVPDRTGYTVTPLSSRQVILLLLSVPDRTGYTVTPLSSRQVILLLLSVPDRTGYTVTPLSSRQVILLLLSVPDRTGYTVTPLSSRQDRLYCYSSQFQTGQVILLLLSVPDRTGYTVTPLSSRQVILLLLSVPDRTGYTVTPLSSRQDRLYCYSSQFQTGQVILLLLSVPYRLYCFSSQFQTGQVAGKIENNNKQQGS, from the exons atgctgtttctcctctcagttccagacaggacag gttatactgtttctcctctcagttccagacaggacaggttatactgttactcctctcagttccagacaggacaggttatactgttactcctctcagttccagacaggacaggttatactgctactcctctcagttccagacaggacaggttatactgttactcctctcagttccagacaggacaggttatactgttactcctctcagttccagacaggacag gttatactgttactcctctcagttccagacaggttatactgttactcctctcagttccagacaggttatactgttactcctctcagttccagacaggacaggttatactgttactcctctcagttccagacaggttatactgttactcctctcagttccagacaggacaggttatactgtttctcctctcagttccagacaggacaggttatactgttactcctctcagttccagacaggacaggttatactgttactcctctcagttccagacag gacaggttatactgttactcctctcagttccagacaggacaggttataatgttactcctctcagttccagacaggacaggttatactgttactcctctcagttccagacaggttatactgttactcctctcagttccagacaggacaggttatactgttactcctctcagttccagacaggttatactgttactcctctcagttccagacaggacaggttatactgttactcctctcagttccagacag gacaggttatactgttactcctctcagttccagacaggttatactgttactcctctcagttccagacaggttatactgttactcctctcagttccagacaggacaggttatactgtttctcctctcagttccagacaggacaggttatactgttactcctctcagttccagacaggttatactcttactcctctcagttccagacaggttatactgtttctcctctcagttccagacaggacaggttatactgttactcctctcagttccagacaggttatactgttactcctctcagttccagacaggacaggttatactgtttctcctctcagttccagacaggacaggttatactgttactcctctcagttccagacaggacaggttatactgttactcctctcagttccagacaggacaggttatactgttactcctctcagttccagacaggttatactgttactcctctcagttccagacaggacaggttatactgtttctcctctcagttccagacaggttatactgttactcctctcagttccagacaggttatactgttactcctctcagttccagacaggacaggttatactgttactcctctcagttccagacaggacaggttatactgttactcctctcagttccagacaggacaggttatactgttactcctctcagttccagacag gttatactgtttctcctctcagttccagacaggacaggttatactgttactcctctcagttccagacaggacaggttatactgttactcctctcagttccagacaggttatactgtttctcctctcagttccagacaggacaggttatactgtttctcctctcagttccagacaggacaggttatgctgttactcctctcagttccagacaggacaggttatactgtcactcctctcagttccagacaggttatactgttactcctctcagttccagacaggacaggttatactgttactcctctcagttccagacaggacaggttatactgttactcctctcctctcagttccagacaggacaggttatactgttactcctctcagttccagacaggacaggttatactgttactcctctcagttccagacaggacaggttatactgttactcctctcagttccagacaggacaggttatactgttactcctctcagttccagacaggttatactgttacccctctcagttccagacaggacaggttatactgttactcctctcagttccagacaggacag gttatactgttactcctctcagttccagacaggttatactgttactcctctcagttccagacaggacaggttatactgttactcctctcagttccagacaggttatactgttactcctctcagttccagacaggacaggttatactgttactcctctcagttccagacaggacaggttatactgttactcctctcagttccagacaggttatactgtttctcctctcagttccagacaggacag gttatactgtttctcctctcagttccagacaggttatactgttactcctctcagttccagacag gttatactgtttctcctctcagttccagacaggttatactgttactcctctcagttccagacaggacaggttatactgttactcctctcagttccagacaggttatactgttactcctctcagttccagacaggacag gttatactgttactcctctcagttccagacaggttatactgttactcctctcagttccagacaggacaggttatactgttactcctctcagttccagacaggttatactgttactcctctcagttccagacaggacaggttatactgttactcctctcagttccagacaggttatactgttactcctctcagttccagacaggacaggttatactgttactcctctcagttccagacaggacaggttatactgttactcctctcagttccagacaggacaggttatactgttactcctctcagttccagacaggacaggttatactgttactcctctcagttccagacaggttatactgttactcctctcagttccagacaggacaggttatactgttactcctctcagttccagacaggacaggttatactgttactcctctcagttccagacaggacag gttatactgttactcctctcagttccatacaggttatactgtttctcctctcagttccagacaggacaggtcgCAGGGAAGATTGAAAACAATAACAAACAGCAGGGATCTTGA